Sequence from the Ochrobactrum vermis genome:
TGCGGAAAGCGAGATTTCATGCTCGAATCGAGACCGACCGCCCTCATCAGATCGTCTGTGTAGGCGGCTGCTCGCGCAGGCGTGGTAAAGCCGTGGCGAAGCGCAGGCTCAGCTAAAATTCGGTCAACGCGCATGCGCGGATTGAGCGCCTCGCGCGGGTTCTGAAACACCATCTGAACCGCCAACCGCTGTTGTCGAGCGTAGTGCCCGCGCAACGTCGACAGCGGCTTGCCCGCATAGCGCACCTCACCACCAGAGGCTGCAATCGCTCCTGCCGCGATGCGGCCCGCTGTGCTTTTCCCGCAGCCGGATTCGCCAACCAGCGCCACGATCTCGCGATGGCCCAATGATAGGGAAACGGCTTCGAGTGCCTGCAAAGTCGACGCCACAGGCTTTCCCGTGATCCGTGCCGCCAGCTTGCGTCCAAGCGAGGCAGGGATTTGGAAATGCTTGGAAATGGAGGCAAGTTCAAGTGGCGTGACGGTCTTCATCCTGTTACTCCGCATTCCGGTTCCAACGGCAGCTTCGTCGTGACATGGTGGCAGCTCACCCTGCGCTCTTCCTCGATAAGCCTCGATTGCGGCGCAGAGCGGCAAAGTTCCGTCGCCTCACTGCACCGTGGCGCGAACCGACAACCGGGCGGCAACTGTTCAAGCTTCGGCGGTAGTCCGGGGATTTGGAAGAAACGTTTCTGCTCGCGATGTGGCCCGGTGGCGGAAGCGATAAGGCCGCGCGTATAGGGATGGGCAGGCCTATCGAGGACCTGATCGACACTCCCCTGCTCCACGATCTTTCCTGCATACATAACTGCAAGACGGTCGGCGAGACCCGCCACGACCGCGAGATCATGCGTGATCCAGATAAGGGCCGTACGCTGCTCGGAGCACATATGGCGCACCTCGTGCAGGATCTGCGCCTGCACGGTTACATCGAGCGCCGTTGTCGGTTCGTCCGCAATAATGAGGCTCGGCCGATTAAGAAGTGCCGTGGCGATCACGATCCGCTGGCGCATACCGCCGGAGAACTGATGCGGATAGGCTGCCATTCTTTCCTCCGGCGAGGGTACCCCCATCCGCCCCAGCGCGTCGCGCGAGCGTTTCCAGGCATCCTTCCTCGACACAGTCTCATGTGCCAATATGGCGTCGATCATTTGGTCGCCGATACGAAGCGTCGGATTGAGAGCAGACATCGGGTTTTGAAGAACCATCGACATTTCCGCGCCATGCATGCGACGCAACTCCTGCGCCGGCAATTCCAGCAGGTTGCGCCCGCGAAAATCGACATTTCCCCCCGCAATTCGCATCGGCGGCTCCAGCAGGCCGAGAACGGCAAGACCAGCCGTTGATTTCCCCGAGCCAGACTCCCCGACCAAACCAAGGATTTCTCCCTCGTCGAGATCGAAGCTCACACGGTCGACGGAAATCAGTCCTTTTCCCGAGAGAACGATATCGACCGAAAGGTCCGTAACCTTGAGCAATTGTTGTTTGCGATACATCACAGCACTCTTCATCAATTGGTGTGACGGGGATTGAGGATGGTACGCAACCGATCGCCCACGAGGTTGACACTAGCCACAAGGATGAACAGCACCGCACCGGGATAGAGGCTGAGCCAATAATCTCCGCTCAACACGAATGAATAGCCATTCGCTATCAATAACCCCAGGGAAGGCTCCGTAACCGGAACACCGGCTCCAAGGAAGGAAAGGGCTGCTTCCAGCGCTATCGCGCTTGCCACCTCGACTGTAACCACCACAAAAAGTGGAGCCGAGCAGTTCGGTAGGACGTGGCGGAACATGATGCGAATGGCGCCAAGTTCGAGGCATCGGGCGGCTTCGATGTAGTCGCGCGCGATCTCCGTCTGCGCAGCGCTTCGCACGGTTCTGGCGTAGTAGGCCCACTGCACCATGACCAACGCGATAACGACCTTATCCAGACCCGGACCGAACACCGCGAGCAAGATCAAAGCGATCAGGATAGAGGGAAAGGATAGCTGGATATCGACAATACGCATAACGATCGCATCAAGGGTTCCGCCAGCATAGGCTGCTATCATGCCCGCCGACGCACCTATCGCCACCGCAATCGCCCCGCTTAGGAACGCAATGCCAATGCTGATGCGCAGTCCGTAGAGGATCGCGCTCAACACGTCCCTGCCTTGGTCATCGGTTCCCAACAGATAAAGCATGGCATCTGATCCGCGCGTCATCGGCGGCAGGCGACCATCGAGGAGGTTCAATTGGGCGAGATCGTAAGGGTTTTGTGGCGAGATGAGCGGCGCCAGCAGTGCTATGATCAGCAGCAACAGGAACATACCCATGGCAACAACGGCAATACTACTGTTGCTATACAGGGTCAGAAATTGGCTCAAACGTTTCACTGGCGCGCCCTCGCGATACGCAGGCGAGGATCGATAAGCGCACACACCAAATCGGTCACCAAATTGATCATCGTGAACAGCACAACAGTGAACAACACATAGGCGATGACCACAGGGCGATCGAGCATGCGAATGGAATCGATGATGAGCTTGCCTGTGCCGGGCCACGCGAAAACGGTTTCGGTGACGACGGCAAAGGCAATCAGAGTGCCAGCGACAATACCCATGACAGTGACCACGGGAATGAGGGCGTTTCGCAAGACGTATGTGATCAGGATCCGCCTTGGCGCCAGCCCCTTGGAGCGCGCGAACAGTACAAATTCCGCGCGCAGATTTTCCTGTACGCCGGAGCGCACCAGGCGGATCATCAGGGCCGCCGGATAAAGAGAGAGATTGAGCGCCGGCAACATCAGATGCTGGATTCCGTTCCATGTCCCCAGGCTTGTTGAAATACCGAAGACAGTGCCTATT
This genomic interval carries:
- a CDS encoding ABC transporter ATP-binding protein, with amino-acid sequence MYRKQQLLKVTDLSVDIVLSGKGLISVDRVSFDLDEGEILGLVGESGSGKSTAGLAVLGLLEPPMRIAGGNVDFRGRNLLELPAQELRRMHGAEMSMVLQNPMSALNPTLRIGDQMIDAILAHETVSRKDAWKRSRDALGRMGVPSPEERMAAYPHQFSGGMRQRIVIATALLNRPSLIIADEPTTALDVTVQAQILHEVRHMCSEQRTALIWITHDLAVVAGLADRLAVMYAGKIVEQGSVDQVLDRPAHPYTRGLIASATGPHREQKRFFQIPGLPPKLEQLPPGCRFAPRCSEATELCRSAPQSRLIEEERRVSCHHVTTKLPLEPECGVTG
- a CDS encoding ABC transporter permease, which encodes MKRLSQFLTLYSNSSIAVVAMGMFLLLLIIALLAPLISPQNPYDLAQLNLLDGRLPPMTRGSDAMLYLLGTDDQGRDVLSAILYGLRISIGIAFLSGAIAVAIGASAGMIAAYAGGTLDAIVMRIVDIQLSFPSILIALILLAVFGPGLDKVVIALVMVQWAYYARTVRSAAQTEIARDYIEAARCLELGAIRIMFRHVLPNCSAPLFVVVTVEVASAIALEAALSFLGAGVPVTEPSLGLLIANGYSFVLSGDYWLSLYPGAVLFILVASVNLVGDRLRTILNPRHTN